The Manis pentadactyla isolate mManPen7 chromosome 12, mManPen7.hap1, whole genome shotgun sequence genome contains the following window.
CCCATGTCAAAATCCTCTGACCACCTATGTGGTGGCCTCAAGCCTCCAGGCATCTGAATTCAGAGAAGTGTCCCTTGGGTTTCATCAGCCAGTTGGTGTCAGGAGACTCCCAAGCATAACTGAGCATTCTGCTGTCACTCTTTCAGCTCCAAATCTCTACCAGACATCTGTGACCAGCAGAGAGGACTTTTGTTTAAGCCAGGAAACCAGTATATCTCAGGGGATTCTGTTCAGGGGCATGGCTACAGGCATGCCCCAGGTCCCAAGGCTGCCAGCACGCTCCCAAATACACCTCAGGAGACCCTGGATGCTGGCGTGCCCCTAAGTACATCTCGGGGACCTGTGTCTCTTGGCAAGACAGGGAGGATGTGCCAGAGAAGTATGGCCACTGGTCTGGGCCCATGGAAATCTCAGGTGGCCAATGGCATGGCTCCCACTGCATCCCAGATCTCTGTGTGGCAGGTGCCCGATTCATGAGCAAGCCTCGGCGAGGGGGCCCAGCTTTTCTCAGGCTTCAGTGCCCAGTGGACTTGGTATGAGTCCATCTAAGTTTTCTCTGGCTGGTGTGAGCCCCAGCATGGCTCAGGCCAATGTCAATCTCCCAACATCTTTGGACGACCAGTGTTGTCCTGTGTCCACATTTGCCACACCTAACTTCCAACAAACAAATGCTTTCAGCCAGGAACCTGTGATGAGCACCAGTGGGCTGGTGCCAGGGTCTGTAGCCAGTAGATGACCGCAGCTGTGGTCCCAGCTGTGGCCAGTGGGGTAGCCCCCAACCTATCCCCAGGGTCCATGATCAGGGGCGTGGGCCAGAACCTGCCTCCAAGGTCTGTGATCAGTGGTGTGGCCCCCAGCCTTCCAGCTGTTATATGGTCAGCAGTGTGGCTCAAACCCTTCCTCCAGGGTTCATGATGTGTGGCATAGGCCAGGGCCTACCTCCAGTCTGTGGTCAGCAGTATGGGCCTAGGGCTTCCTCCAGGACCTATGATCAATGGCATGGGCCTGGGGCTTCCTCTAGATCCTATGGCTCCCTCCCAGCCTCTCACCAGATTCTGTGATCCGTGGTGTGGCTCAGAGCTTTCCTCTGGGTTCTGCAGCCAGTTCCTCTGGGTTCTTGCATCAGGGTCTGTGGCAAGTGGAGTATCCCCCAGTCTGGTTGCACTGGGGGCGCTGGTGGGAGAAGTCAAAGTGTCCCTGTAAGACCCTCAGCTAACCTCACTGTTCCAAGCCTGCTCCTAGGTTCCCGTGTCCCTTCTGTTTCTGTGGCCTCTTGTGTGGCCCCAGCATCTATGGCTGGGGTGCTGAATAAGGGCCTATGTTTGGGGTCCATGGCtagttcagctactctgccctcTGCAGCTGGAAGCATGGCCCAGGGCCTTCCCCGGGGGTCCATGCTGACTGGGATCACTCCTCGTCCTTACCGTCCAGCCCTGACTGGGGAGGGTTCTACAGCCCCCTTTCCAGGCATCCCATACCACCAGTCAGGCTGGAGTTCATCCCCAGGCAGCCAGGGCAGTCCATCAAATGTCCACAATTCTGCAGAGAGCCTCACAGTTGAGCCAGGCCCTTGGGGTGCTGCTTGAGGCCACAGACAGCCAAGCTGTGAAGAAAACAGGGGACCTGGACGAGGCTCTGTGCCAGGTGTCCACATCCAGTCAGGAGTCCAAGGCAACCTGCTGGATGCCCCATAGTTCCCTGGGAATTGACATCAGCGACAGCCATGAATTCCTGAGAGGATGGGACTCTTCCTAAAGTCCAAAGGCCACTGTTGGAAGAGGTGGCTCCCAGCCAGCCAAGTCTATGATCAGTGGCATGCTCACAGTCCCTCCCTCATCCCTGAGTTTTGCCAAGTACATGGCCAACTCTGCAGCAGATGTCAGCAACCACTTGGGGGCACCCCAACTCCCACTTTGCAGCTACTAGCAGGGTCCCCAGTGTGCAGATGGAGTCTGTCAAGGGCCCCGGGGCCCTCTTGACTTACCAACAGGCAGCAGTGGCTCATGTTGTCCCGAGCCCTTTGGTATCTCAGGCTGTCGTTCAGAGCAATTCCCCTGGGGTAGTGGCTTCTACTGTAGCCTCAAGGTCACCCACACTGGCCTGTAACAGTACTATAGCATCTAGTTTGCTCCTTGAGTCTGTGGCTGGAATAGGGACTCAGAGCCCTTCCCAGAGGTCAGGGGCCACCAGCATGGCTTTCCACGTGTCACCATACCCCACGGTGGCTAGCAGGGCAGCCTCTGCGGCGGTCTCGATGGAAGCCATCCCCAGTGCGCTCCAGATGCCAGTGTCTGACAACCTGGCCCAGAATGACTGCCATGAGCTCCTGGGCCCTAGAAGATCCTACAGGTCCACACACAATAGCTTTGTCCCAGAAATGCTAGATGGTGCTGTGCCTGCCTGTCAGGTGTGGGAGCACACCCTTCCCGGCCCCCACAGGGAGGTCCCGGCTGCTCCAGTGGCACACCACTGGCCATAACGCCCATTAGCTAGCTGCCTGGCTGAGGAGGCTCATGCCATACCCATTCCTAGGCTGCACCCAGCAGGTCAGAGGGGGTCTCTGGGCTTTGAGTCTTCACTGAGTGGTTCCCAGCAGCCGCTTTTTAGCTGGGAGTCACTGCTGGGGTCTCAGGATTTCCTGCGTGCTGTGGTTTCTGTAGACAGTTACAGGCCACCCCTGACTCCCACTGTACAACAGGGTCTTTCAAATGCTGGCAGCCGAGCCTGGAACTCTGAAGTCCCCAGGGTAGCAGCAGGGCCCATGAACAGCACTGTGGCCCCCCGGGGGGCATGGGAGCCCACCAGGGTCACTGAGACACCGGACGCCGTGGGCAGCAGGACAGCGGTGGATCCCAGACAGTCGAGAAAGCTGGGGGCATCGATATTGATACAGGCTGTGGAGAGGATAACCATCCAGGCTGTGGTCACCATCCAGGCCTATGCACGTGGCTACCTGGTGCGCCATACCATCAAGGTGTGGCACCATGGGGCCATTATCATCCAGGCTGCCTGGCGTGGCTACTGGGCACGGCAGGATCTGGCCCGGCATTCCAGAGCTGCCACGATCATCCAGGCTACCTGGCGAGGTTTCTGCATCTACCGGGACCACACCCAGCCAACCCTGCCTGAGGGCATGTGGGCCGAGATGGGCAGCAGGGCCAGGTCAACATCTAACCACCGCTGCTTTCAATCCTGCTGGCCTCGGGTCTGCATCCTCTGCCAATCACTGAGTCTTGGGCCGGGAAGCCCACCGAGTGTGCTGATGCTTGTGGGTTCCAGCCCGCGCTTATGCCACGTGTGTGGCCGCACCCTGCCCACGCGGGTGGTGCATGGCATGGGCCAGGGTGCTGCAAGCCGGGTGGGTGGGCTATGGGGCCGCACCAACCAGCCGAACACCTGGTGCCCCCACCAGCCCCATCGCCAAATCAGGGCAGCCACAACCATCCAGTCCACCTGGAGGGGCTTCACTGTACGCCACTGGTTGAGGCAGCAGCAGGTAGCAGCCAAGGTAATTCAAGCCATCTGGCGTGGCCACCACACCCGTGCCTGCCTCACTACAGATGCGCTCTTGGACTGGAACAAGCCACAGCACACCCAGTGACCTTGGCTGACTGGTGGGGGGTACATCAGGGAAGGGGTCATGTGGCTCTCTGGGTCTAATGAATAAAGCCCTCCACAGCCTGGGTCTTGGTCCACCTGTGTTCATGGAAGCATCTTGGGCATGGTGGGGGTGGAAATGGCAGGATCTGGATCATCCTGAATGGGAGGGGCCCCAGAGCCTCCAGCCACACAGTTGGCACCTGAAGTCTGTGCTTGGGATGGGCaccacaagcccttcccccaggTCAGGGCTACCAGCATGGATTCATACGTATTCACCCATGGCTAGCAGGGCGGCGTCCACGGTGCACTCCAGAAGTCAGTGTCTGGGGAGCTAGCCCTGAGTGACCGCCATGAGTCCTTTGGCCCTAGACAATCCTGTGGGTGTGCACGGGGTGCTTTGTTCAGGAAGTGCTAGAGGGTTACAGCCGTGTCCTGCTTTGGTGGGATGCCAGGCCCATGCCAAAAGGCCCCAGTCTGGGTGAGACAGAGCTGGTCACAGATATCCTCAGCCACAGGGTCAAGGTCAGGGCACAGAGGGAGGAGGCTGCCTCAGAGGGGGCAGCCTGActggaggaggggcagagggggTGACAGGGTAGGTTTGGGGCAGCTATGAATAGgaccagagaggggaggggaactGGAAGGGACTGGGGTGCTTGAGGGGAATGGCAGAGTTTGAGGGCTTCACGGTTACGGTCTAAAAGAGGGGCTTTTAGGAGAGATGGGGGTCAGatggtgggggtgtgtgtgggaaTGGCATCCCTGGAGAACTGTAGCATCTCCCAGAGGCACCGCCTCTGCTTCGCCCCTGCGCAGGTTCCTGTGCCATCAGCAGGGGGCGTGCACGCAGGTGTAGCAAGCAGGCACCTGGCCACTCACCTGTGCAAAGCCCGCCCATCCACCTCCTCGCACCAGGATGGCAGGAGCCCAGCTGCCTGAGCTCCCTGTGCTACTGAAATTTCCTAGAGGCATGTACAGTACTTCCACTGTTACCCCTACAGGTGAGGAGGGGGCCCAGCTTCCGGGGAGCTGGTGAGAGGCGTATGACCCAGACACACACCTGGCATCTGGAACCCTTCCCTCGGGCCACGTGGGTCTGCCAGTCCCCCACCTCCCAAGAAGGGCTGCTGCTTCTCTCAGAAGCAAGGCAGGGAGATGGGGAGAACATCTACAGTACCCCACACCtacaccctcaccccagctctgagGCTGCCAGTTCTGCCACCCCAGTGTGACCTGGATCATTGAGAGGCTGGTGACTGCCTCATACCCAGTTTGAGGCTCCTTTTCAAACCTCAGTTTCTCTtaactgaaagggtatctcgccgtgaccctccttacccagaacgactcaggagacatgggcccacgcaagagactttattatctgaaagagagagtggctgcccgaGAGAGGGAgccggggagagagagagaagggtgagggagagggagagcaggggaacagagacagagacagagagagggtagCAGCGTGGTGCACAgcgttgtgccttttattgtggtggatcTGCTCGGCcagttgccttgggggagggtcgggatgtttagagataaggtgaggCAAGCCCCAGGCAAAATTCTCAccggtttatgtgcttgggaccatggggcaaatggaggataaattactacaTTCTTACAAGCcctctgtgggtaaaactgtagtatttccagaatatctcgcctggctttagtaaatctgcatatcaataggcgttcagaggtggaaagaggtACGGTTTCAGTGCATCTgcaccattcctcaggggtggagagaagtttatctccatatcaatgggcaaTGGAAGGCTTATCTGtgcctgagaggggaggggagggccagttttgcttctgctggagcgaGAGAGAGACGggcgggactgcagtttgtaagcaataaatggattttaaactttatttctccctttgactgattttggtttttagaggtattttgttccgggatttcctctccccagacttacaccccCAGGAGAAGGGTGAGGCTCTCAGGGCCATGGGAAGATGGGGACAAGGTCTCATTTCCTGGTCACTTTGTATATGGCTCCCAAGGTGAGTTTTTGGTGCCTGACTTAATTTCCTTCTGCTGCTCCGTAAGACAGTTCTCAGTGTGCAGAAGAATTTAATTTCTTGCATCCTAGCCTCCAGCTCTCCCCCTCCCACCAAATCATCACTCTCTCTGACCAAACCTGTAAGAGCAGAGTGGAGGCCACCACACAGGGATTCTTATTGCACGTGTTAgggaggaaaatagatatgagcagggtggaaagagagaaaggccagaaagtccaatAAGACTACCCAAAGtcaatcagttaaagctcaaaaagccaggaggaacttggcctggaatgtttgaatactaCCCAGATAAAGGAAGGTCCGTCTGCATAGCtcatgtctttattatgttaatcatgcaggcccagttaatttttacatttacctgtatgctgtttttttctccttccacccttaatcaagtagtttgtgaactaggcaactaatttagcattcaggcccagccgtaaacaacatagtgaaaggcagtaagaattccatcttaaagattgtattttaatacccaggaagttaagattcttaacttactcttcagcaaacagacaatagctcagcccaccttgggggctgggcaggcagcctgtttgatctgctcccagacccaGGACGCTGgtgtcccagggagaaatcagagcaggaacttccttgtgttacgttaattctaagtattcaaagaccacttaacaggtcTGCACTCCCaggccttagtcacattcctgaagaatccttaaaagggggaacccccagcctttcGGGGCGCTCCTCTCTTTGGTCGCCCGCACTTCCTAAGTGcctaaccttttaatcttaaactttctctctccaaacctttcagggcgcctctccttgctgagttgGCCtgtactttctctctctttaagtaactttaaacttttactctgcttcgctacagtgtctctgcccttcaattctttgttggggTGGGGACcaggactgaggaaaatacacaacgctcccccaaCATAGGCAAGGTGttagtccggggagaggaaatccccgTGCaagatacctctaaaaaccgaaaccagacaaagggagaaataaagtttaaaatccgtttattacttacaaactgcagtccgggcccttctctttcctgctccagcagcagccaaAACtggctctcccccaccccccagacctctcaggtacagataagccctcagttgcccaggtaattacccactgatatggagatgtacttcTTTCCACcggaggaatgatgcaaatgcactaaagccatacttctctccacctctgaacgcctttgatatgcagatgtcctaaagccaggcgagatattctggaaatgttacaattttacccacacaaggGCTTCACGTTTATCTGCATTTCATAGcttaggaaactgaagcttaggcAAACTGGGTCTCGCAGCCTGTGCTGGACCTAGATTAGAACCAGTTGACTTGGCTCATGTCAACCTCCTGGTCTAGGGATCTCGAACAAAGTACACTCTTGGCACAGTGCATAGAAACAGCCACCTTACCTTCCAGTCAAAGCTCCAGCAGCTCCCAAGCATTGGcctgttctgtgccaggcactcacCCAGGTGTCCTCTACCACCACTTCTTTCAAGGCCTACTAGTTTTCCTCATTTCACTTTAAAAGCTCAGCTCCCGGAGTTCTGGCCTGGCTTGGGGTCCACTGTGGCCCCCAAATTATCTTCATTTCAGCAGAAACTTCTGATTGTCTGGAGTCTTCCTCAAAGGAGCACTTTGGGGAGGCTggctgtaagtccggggaaaggaaatcctggggcaaaatacctctaaaaaccgaaatcagttaaagggagaaataaagtttaatacccatttattgcttagaaACTGCAGTCCGgtgctgtctctctcctctgctttgGTACAAGCCCGCTggtaacctctcaggttcagacacgccctcggttgcccaggtaattacccactgacctggagatgaacttctctccacccctgaggatatgcaaatgcaccaaagccaggcgagatattctggaaatgttacaattttacccccaCTGGCCTTGTAGTCCTCAACTCCTTGGAGGTCCTCAAGGGGCCCTCTTCCCACCTTCCCAGTCACTTCAGGGCAGACTCTACCATTCTGAGGCTCAGTCCCCATCTGCATAATGGGGATGGAGTCTGGCTAGTGCACCATGCCTCTTTTAGACTCATATGTCATCCCCACCAGGCCTGGGCAACTGAACAGAGAAATGGGAGTCTGCATGTGGACCCAGCCCTCCCCTGGAGCCATTTCTGGgtgttatttccttatttttgctCCCTGGGGTAAGGCAAAGGAGGAAACACAAAGATCCACCCTGGGCAGAACGTACAGGGGTCGGGTAGCAGGGAGCGGCTGATGAAGGACTTGTAAGCAGTTGGTGCCCAGCGGCCTGTAACTTAGAAGAAAGTAATTGTGGGAGGTGGCCCATGAAATATTTATCTGGCTCCTGGCTCAGTGCCTGGAATGGGGTAGGAGACAGGGAGTAGCTggaacagggcagggtgggttTCCAGATATTCAGTCTGCTGATTGTTCCAGAGCCCAGGCCTCTGTGCCCGCCCTTAAGATTCAGAGTTTGGCCGTGGGGGACCTTCCAGGTACCTTGGGGATAAGATTAGGGCTGATCCTCCCTGGGAGCTCACAGTGGCATCTGTGCAGCTAAGCATCACTTGAGCACCTACAGTGTGCCAGACCTGGGTGAGCTCTCAGAGGCTTGGACTTCTCGTGAggtccattttatagacaagtaAACAATCCCAGCAGGTTTAAAACTGCCCAGCGTGCTGCCTGGGTTACAGACATTCCCTATATCTGGAGGGATTCTAGATCCCCGAAGCAAGAGCGGGAGCCGGGAGGGTCTAGACTGGGACTGGAACCCTGGCTGTGGGACATCAGACAagggtgcctcagtttcctgctgAGCGCTCATATGATGTACTTTATATTTCAGGTCTCCCTAAAAGGACTTTAGGTGTCCCAAAAAGGCAGGTGTTAAATTATATGCAGTTACAGGGAAAAAGGCATCTGGAGAGGGACCGGGGCTGGGGCACCCTTGTTTCTAATCACTTCCTACACTCTCAATGTTATTTCCATTCCTTTGGGGGTAAAATGAGGGTCTATTTGCAGATTGTCTAACCAGTGCTGACCAGGTAATTCCAGATTAACTGGGTAAAGGTGTCAcacctgggagaggctgaaactacCATTAGGTTAGGTACTAagtcttcatttgctgatgtggggCTTAGTTCAAGTGACTCCATCTTGGGCCTGTTGCTTCTTTTTTAACAGGGTCCACTATCTGCCCCAGCATCTCTAGTTTAGGGGCAGACTTCCCAGCCCCCCTCAGGCCCTGAAATTCAGGGGCAACCCTCACCATCCAGCCCAGTTCCAGCTCCACAAATTCAGGGTTGGCTCCCATCTCCTCACAACCAGGGATAATCACTTACCCCAGTTCAGAGCTCCCTACTACCTCCCACTCCAGCCCCCAAGTTCTACCTCCTTTACCTTGCATTGGAGCCCCACTTTCCCCGGCCCAAAATGGAGCTCTCCTCCATACCCTCGGCCAACACTGACAGGACCTCTGTAACCTCTGATCCTGGTGAATGTTGGGAGGTTTGAGGGGGAGGGGATGGTTGCGGGTACCAGGCTGCAGTTCTGGGCTTAGCCATCAGGGTGAGACACAGACCTGAGAATATGTGGAAAGGGCTTCCCCCAACTGGTCACCCCCAGGATTGCCTGAAGCACTTCAGACCTTCATTCTATgcacatttattaaatgcctagTGTGTGTCAGGTCCTGTGAGGGACAGCTTTATTGGGAGACAAGATAATATGCTGTCTGTGATTCAAGATAATATGCTGTCTCCAAATGttcaaagaaaagtacagacatTAAGTGTGATGACCTTCTGCTTAAAGTCACAGGATATGAACCATCTTCACAAAGTGTCAAATTTTGCATGCTTCCTGAGAAGGTCACTGCATCTGGGGACAGAGTTCTAGATAAGATTTTTCTCACTTTTCAGGAACACTTGAGAGGGCCAATGATTGCAGGGAAAAAGAGCAAACTGAATGAATTCTCTGTAGACAAATGTTGAAAAGCAAAAGGGTAAAAATGCATGCTTATAAGGGTACAGCAGTGACAAGAGAGGGAAGTAAGCACGACTTCCTGGGAAGggattttaaaagaatatgtgCCCTGGTGGGTATTTCAGCCTTGGGAAGGGCTGGGGCCCAGGGCTGATTTGGGGCTCCTCCCCTCAGCTCCAGGGGACCCAGGTGTCCCCAAGTTGCACAGGAACCCAGGCGTGGTGGCAGCTGTGTGAATGCTGCTGTCCATCCTGCACACTGGGTCTGTGGTAATGGCTGTGAGGCACTGCCACCAGGGTGTGTCTGAAGCTGGATGAGGAGTCCATGGTGAAGCAGGCTAAGCCCCCGCTGCAATGCTGGCTGGTGTCTGAACACCTCCTTTTGCGTGTTCCTCCTCCAGGGGACGGCAAACCAAAGGTCATCCTTTGCCCATCAACCACCAGAGTGATCTCTGCAGGGCTGAGAGGGGCCTTGGATGGAGACCAGTTCCCTGGGAAGAGGCGAGGGAATAAAGCGCTAATGGTCCTCTGGGCCTCCTGAGTCATGGATTCGTGAGACAAACATTTCTGAGTGCCCACTACATGCTGGAGTCACAGTGCTCACCATTTCCCCACCCTCATGGGGCCCACGGTCTCAATGGGGGTGGGAGGACAGACAATAGCCAGGCAATCAAATGACATCATTTCAGAGGGCACTAAGGGCCATGGACTCACAGATTGGGGTTGTGGCCATATCCAGGGGTCTGTGTGTTGCGGGTTTGCTGAGGGCAGAGAGGTCTCTCTGGGGAGATATTTAAATCGAGTGGGGGAGCTGTGCGGACTGTGGGAAGAAATGTAGGTTTTAGCCCAAACACCATGGAGGTTTCCAGCCAGCAGTGCTGGCATCTGGGGGCTCGTCCTCCAGTCTTCTGGCGGGTAGATCAGCAGGGGAGGAAGGCTTTCCAGGAGGCCAGGGACGGCCTGTGCAAGGGCGTGGGGGCAGAAAAGTGCTGGAAGCATGCAAAGAACAAGGAGTCCAGataaccctcccccacccccgttTTCTCAGTTCTGTTTGAAAGTGGGGAGAATTCCCCCCACCATTATACAGGAGGGGAAACTGAGTCAGAGGGTGGTAGGCCTGGGGCTGGACCATTGGGTGGGTCGGTGGGCTTTCCCTGCTCCGCCCCCACTTCCAGGACCTCCCCGGCTCCTCACGCTGCACCTTGGCTGTGACTCTGGCCTTGGGCTGACCCCACAGAGCTGGGTTTACCCTGCCGAGAAATGGGTGATCAGAGAGGCTGGGGGCCAAAGTTACACAGCACACCCGGGCGAGGCCCACTCTGGGGAGGGTCATGCTCTAATGGTTTAGGGGACAGGGAGTTGCCAGCATCAGATGAGCCCTCCTGGGGCCCCTGGGTTCCTGCAGCAGCTCCAGCCCCCCACTGCTTATGGAGCAATGTTGACCAGAGAGGGCCACTGATCTGCCTGGGGtggtagacactgagaagggactggtggttaccatggggtggggggcgtttgacaaatagtaaccacactggtgggggtgaggatttaataatgtgggtacctGGTGAACCGcatgttgtatgcttgaaactaagattatatatcaatactTCAGGTAAAAACCAAGTATACTCTCATACACAGAATTGTATGTATTGGAAGATTAACCAGGTAATAATCTGCTAACTAGAaaaatgtcattatttgcagTTTTCAACACTTTTGTCATAGAAATTCATGATGCACTTCTgccatgtaattaaaaaaaatgtttttaaggcatcattgatatagaatcttacaaaggtttcacatgagcaacattgtggttactacattcacccatattatcgagaccctcacacacaacccattgcagtcgctgtccatcagcgaagtaagatgctagagtcacctcttgtcttctctgtgctatacggcCTTCCCCATGACcgacctacattatgtgtgctaatgataatgccccttaatctccttctccctccctcctctaccACTCTCCCCTACTCCTTCCGTTTGGtacctgctagtcccttcttggagtctggggGTCTGCTGCTgtctaagcataataccctctagctccatccatgttgttgcaaatggtagaatttgttttcttttatggctgagtagtattccattgtgtatatgtacagcatcttctttatccattcatctactgagggacactcaggttgcttccatttcttggctattgtaaatagtgctgtgataaacaggggtgcatatgtctttttcaaactgggctgctgcattgttagggtaaattcctaggagtgcaattcctgggtcaatggtatttctattttgggatttttgaggaacctccatactgctttccacaatggttgaactaatttacattcccaccaacagtgtgggagggttcccctttctccacaacctcgccaacatttgttgttgtttgtcttttggatggtggcgatccttactggtgtgaggtgatacctcattgtggttttagtttgcatttctctgatgactagtgatgtggagcatcttttgatgtgtctgttggccatctgaatctcttctttagagaactgtctattcagctcctctgcccattttttaattggattatttgctttttgtttgttgaggtgtgtgagctggaGGTGTCATCCATATATCCCTGgggatgtccctagggaggaatgtctggcgtgaccctgcctgtgcaggttgggacaTTGGGTAGCTCCTGGGAGGTGCT
Protein-coding sequences here:
- the CIST1 gene encoding LOW QUALITY PROTEIN: uncharacterized LOC729966 homolog (The sequence of the model RefSeq protein was modified relative to this genomic sequence to represent the inferred CDS: substituted 1 base at 1 genomic stop codon), which encodes NSGATLTIQPSSSSTNSGLAPISSQPGIITYPSSELPTTSHSSPQVLPPLPCIGAPLSPAQNGALLHTLGQHSPGDPGVPKLHRNPGVVAAVXMLLSILHTGSVVMAVRHCHQGVSEAG